The Ralstonia wenshanensis genome includes a region encoding these proteins:
- a CDS encoding branched-chain amino acid ABC transporter permease: MQAAFQGLSRHRFWWLALGVTLLLPLVLTSGTLATEVLVYAMAVMACNLLLGYTGLLSFGQGIFFGLGSYAVGIGLTQLALPMPVALVLAVVVGAIVAAVVGWFAIRQRGTYFVMLTLAFSQMFYFLAYTTPSLTGGDNGLLDIPRPAFAASPWAFYAFVAVLFLVVFFLVQRVTESVFGRTLLAIRDNEERALAVGYNVRAFKLLAFVISGAVTGLAGALHAMLTGIAPLANIDYHVSEMILVMTVIGGTGNVFASVLGAAFYVLLSDWLSSLWPRWLMLLGFLLIAVSLFMQRGLFGLGQKLWQRVRAPRHAPAVQEERA, encoded by the coding sequence ATGCAAGCCGCATTCCAGGGATTGTCGCGTCACCGCTTCTGGTGGCTGGCGCTGGGCGTGACGCTGTTGCTGCCGCTGGTGCTGACGTCCGGCACGTTGGCCACCGAAGTGCTCGTCTATGCGATGGCCGTGATGGCCTGCAACCTGCTGCTCGGCTACACGGGGTTGCTGTCGTTCGGGCAGGGCATCTTCTTCGGGCTCGGCAGCTATGCCGTGGGCATCGGTCTCACGCAACTGGCGCTGCCGATGCCGGTGGCGCTTGTTCTGGCCGTGGTTGTCGGCGCAATCGTGGCGGCGGTGGTTGGGTGGTTCGCCATCCGCCAGCGCGGCACGTACTTCGTCATGCTCACGCTGGCCTTCTCGCAGATGTTCTATTTCCTGGCCTACACCACGCCATCGCTCACGGGTGGCGATAACGGCCTGCTCGACATCCCGCGCCCGGCGTTTGCGGCGTCGCCGTGGGCGTTCTACGCGTTCGTCGCGGTGCTGTTCCTTGTCGTGTTTTTCCTCGTGCAGCGCGTGACGGAATCGGTGTTTGGCCGCACGCTGCTCGCCATTCGCGACAACGAAGAACGCGCGCTCGCCGTCGGCTACAACGTGCGCGCCTTCAAACTGCTCGCGTTTGTCATCTCCGGTGCGGTGACGGGGCTGGCGGGCGCCCTGCACGCCATGCTCACGGGCATCGCGCCGCTGGCCAATATCGACTACCACGTCAGCGAGATGATCTTGGTGATGACCGTCATCGGCGGCACGGGCAACGTGTTTGCCTCGGTGCTGGGGGCGGCGTTCTATGTGCTGCTGTCGGACTGGCTTTCCAGCCTGTGGCCGCGCTGGCTGATGCTGCTCGGCTTCCTGTTGATTGCGGTGAGCCTGTTCATGCAGCGCGGGCTGTTCGGGCTCGGGCAGAAGCTGTGGCAGCGCGTGCGCGCGCCGCGTCACGCACCGGCGGTGCAGGAGGAGCGCGCATGA
- a CDS encoding ABC transporter ATP-binding protein, producing the protein MTTTPILHATGIVKQYGKFTALGGVDLRVMPGTVHSVIGPNGAGKTTLFHMLTGTRMITSGTIVFDGHDVTREADYQRVQRGIARSFQVTSLFPSLSVRENLRLAALGTTPRRAMHGWRLPQGDLACTDTVDRVLDRLELPRLADTPAAALSHGQQRRLEVGMALAANPRAIFLDEPTSGMGVDDLPAMKALIRGLAQDHTVVLIEHNMDIVMDISDTITVMQQGKVLMEGTPDAVRADPRVRAAYLGNMITGGKK; encoded by the coding sequence ATGACCACCACGCCCATCCTGCACGCCACGGGCATCGTCAAGCAGTACGGCAAGTTCACCGCACTGGGCGGCGTCGATTTGCGTGTGATGCCCGGCACGGTCCACTCCGTCATTGGCCCCAACGGCGCGGGCAAGACCACGCTGTTCCACATGCTCACGGGCACACGCATGATCACCAGCGGCACCATCGTCTTCGATGGCCACGACGTGACGCGCGAGGCCGACTACCAGCGCGTGCAGCGCGGCATCGCGCGTTCGTTCCAGGTGACGAGCCTGTTCCCGAGCCTGTCCGTGCGCGAGAACCTGCGCCTCGCTGCACTCGGTACCACGCCGCGCCGGGCCATGCATGGCTGGCGCCTGCCGCAGGGCGATCTGGCCTGCACCGATACGGTCGACCGCGTGCTGGATCGGCTTGAATTGCCGCGCCTGGCCGACACGCCGGCCGCTGCCCTTTCGCACGGCCAGCAGCGCCGGCTGGAAGTCGGCATGGCACTGGCCGCCAACCCGCGCGCGATCTTCCTCGACGAACCCACCTCAGGCATGGGCGTGGACGACCTGCCCGCCATGAAGGCGCTCATTCGCGGCCTGGCGCAGGACCACACCGTTGTGCTGATCGAACACAACATGGACATCGTGATGGACATCTCCGACACCATCACCGTCATGCAGCAGGGCAAGGTGCTCATGGAGGGCACGCCCGACGCCGTACGAGCGGACCCACGCGTGCGCGCCGCGTATCTCGGCAACATGATCACGGGAGGCAAGAAATGA
- a CDS encoding ABC transporter ATP-binding protein translates to MTTTAILDVADLHGYYGKSHVLQGVALSVGEGELVTLLGRNGAGKSTTLKAIAGVVTPRGHVRFRGKDIAGQPAHRIAAQGLCLVPEHRGIFKLLTVEENLRLGARRDSPWQLDDIYRIFPRLHERRRNGGANLSGGEQQMLAIGRALMNHPRLLMLDEPVEGLAPVIVEEIVAQLKMIKQAGVSILLVEQNLEVCTQLADRHVIIEQGRVVYTGSNEAFRADDAIKDRYLGVGLAA, encoded by the coding sequence ATGACGACGACGGCGATTCTCGACGTTGCAGACCTCCACGGCTATTACGGCAAGAGCCACGTGCTGCAGGGCGTGGCGCTATCGGTGGGCGAGGGTGAACTCGTGACGCTGCTCGGCCGCAATGGCGCGGGCAAGTCGACCACGCTCAAGGCGATCGCCGGTGTGGTGACGCCGCGTGGGCATGTGCGCTTTCGGGGCAAGGACATTGCCGGACAGCCGGCGCATCGCATTGCCGCGCAGGGTTTGTGCCTCGTGCCCGAGCATCGCGGCATCTTCAAGCTGCTGACTGTGGAAGAGAACCTCAGGCTCGGCGCGCGGCGGGATTCTCCGTGGCAGCTGGACGACATCTACCGCATCTTCCCGCGCCTGCACGAGCGGCGCCGCAACGGCGGCGCGAATCTCTCCGGCGGCGAGCAGCAGATGCTGGCCATTGGCCGCGCGCTGATGAACCACCCGCGCCTGCTGATGTTGGACGAGCCGGTGGAGGGCCTGGCGCCCGTCATCGTGGAAGAGATCGTCGCGCAGTTGAAGATGATCAAGCAGGCGGGCGTGTCCATCCTGCTGGTCGAGCAGAACCTGGAGGTCTGCACGCAGCTCGCTGACCGCCACGTGATCATTGAACAGGGCCGTGTGGTCTACACCGGCAGCAACGAAGCCTTCCGCGCCGACGACGCCATCAAGGACCGCTACCTTGGTGTCGGCCTGGCTGCATGA
- a CDS encoding Zn-dependent hydrolase, with the protein MNSREMMTTETQLRINGARLWDTLMQQASIGATPKGGVRRLALTDLDRQGRDFFVAQAKAAGCTVRVDAIGNLFARRPGRNNALPPVMTGSHIDTQPTGGKFDGNYGVFAGIEVVRTLNDAGIETEAPIEVAVWTNEEGSRFVPVMMGSGAFIGEFALDAVLAAQDRDGVAVGEALRSIGYAGSEPVGGRTVGAYFEAHIEQGPVLEAHATTIGVVTGALGQRWYDVVLTGMEAHAGPTPMELRRDALLPAAELVGIANRIALERPPHARATVGCLSVHPDSRNVIPGQVSMTIDFRAADDAMLSDMDAALHEAVAELRARSGIDIALRQVVYFPPQPFDATLVNAVRSGARKLGLSEMDVISGAGHDAVYLARVAPTAMIFVPCKDGISHNEIEDARPEHLEAGANVLLHAMLQAAGRV; encoded by the coding sequence ATGAACTCGCGAGAAATGATGACGACAGAGACTCAACTCCGTATCAACGGCGCGCGCCTGTGGGACACGCTCATGCAGCAGGCCAGCATTGGCGCGACACCCAAGGGTGGCGTGCGGCGCCTGGCGCTGACGGATCTCGACCGCCAGGGGCGTGACTTCTTTGTCGCGCAGGCAAAGGCTGCCGGGTGCACCGTGCGCGTCGATGCCATCGGCAATCTGTTCGCACGCCGCCCCGGGCGCAACAATGCGCTGCCGCCGGTCATGACGGGCAGCCACATCGATACGCAGCCGACCGGCGGCAAGTTCGATGGCAACTACGGCGTGTTTGCCGGCATCGAGGTCGTGCGCACGCTCAACGACGCGGGCATCGAAACGGAAGCGCCCATCGAAGTGGCCGTGTGGACCAACGAAGAAGGTTCGCGCTTCGTGCCGGTGATGATGGGCTCCGGCGCGTTCATCGGCGAGTTTGCGCTGGACGCCGTGCTGGCCGCACAAGACCGCGACGGCGTGGCCGTGGGCGAGGCGCTGCGCAGCATCGGCTACGCGGGGAGCGAGCCGGTGGGCGGCCGAACCGTCGGGGCCTACTTCGAGGCGCATATCGAGCAAGGGCCGGTGCTAGAGGCCCACGCCACGACGATCGGCGTGGTGACGGGCGCGCTCGGCCAGCGCTGGTACGACGTGGTCCTGACCGGCATGGAGGCGCACGCCGGCCCCACGCCGATGGAGCTGCGCCGCGATGCGTTGCTGCCCGCCGCAGAACTGGTCGGCATTGCCAACCGCATCGCGCTCGAGCGCCCGCCGCATGCGCGCGCCACGGTGGGCTGTCTGAGCGTGCATCCGGATTCGCGCAACGTGATTCCGGGCCAAGTATCGATGACGATCGATTTTCGTGCCGCCGACGATGCGATGTTGTCAGACATGGACGCGGCACTGCATGAGGCAGTGGCCGAACTGCGCGCACGCAGCGGCATCGACATCGCCTTGCGCCAGGTCGTCTACTTCCCGCCGCAGCCGTTTGACGCGACGCTCGTGAACGCAGTGCGCAGCGGAGCCCGCAAGCTGGGCTTGTCAGAGATGGATGTGATCAGCGGCGCAGGCCATGACGCGGTCTACCTTGCCCGCGTGGCCCCCACCGCGATGATCTTCGTGCCGTGCAAGGACGGCATCAGCCACAACGAGATCGAAGACGCCCGCCCCGAACATCTGGAAGCCGGGGCCAACGTGCTGCTGCACGCGATGCTGCAGGCCGCCGGCCGCGTTTGA
- a CDS encoding M81 family metallopeptidase codes for MRILIARFNHETNTFSPVPTPLASFHPHYGDDAYRAAKGTRTAAGAFIDLAEAAGAEIVVPVVAGANPSGRVAADAYTTLCDAIVAAAPGCDALLLDLHGAMVAENSDDGEGDLLERLRAVAPDVPIAVALDLHGNLTQKFIDLADIAVSFKTYPHVDMYETGEHAGRLLFDKLAGRANPVLAWRRLPMVTHTLRSRTDEGAMHRAVALARQAEQEGMLAVSILAGFGLADIAAPCLSIVVVGNGDKHAADAAAQRIADAIWADREGFVYRSEPLTESIARAAKLADASGSGPVLLLDHGDNCMSGGTCDDMHVLHEALKQGLSGIAVGPVCDPEAVAAMIEAGEGATVTLPIGDKVPLTQLGIYPVPRALTGKVVAISDGEYTITGPTYTGQRIRMGRTALLDIGAAQIVVTETPQEHWDLGIFTHIGVDPRAARFVLLKSRMYCRPVFVPIAKAVVECDGGGVTSSDYARFPFAKVQRPVFPLDADAATA; via the coding sequence ATGCGTATCCTGATCGCCCGCTTCAATCACGAGACCAATACGTTCTCGCCGGTGCCGACGCCGTTGGCATCGTTCCATCCGCATTACGGCGATGACGCTTATCGCGCCGCCAAGGGCACGCGCACGGCGGCCGGTGCGTTCATCGATCTGGCCGAGGCGGCCGGTGCGGAAATCGTCGTGCCCGTCGTTGCCGGTGCGAACCCCAGCGGACGCGTGGCAGCCGACGCGTACACCACGTTGTGCGACGCGATTGTCGCGGCTGCGCCCGGGTGCGATGCGCTATTGCTCGACCTGCACGGCGCGATGGTCGCGGAGAACAGCGACGACGGCGAAGGCGATCTGCTCGAACGCCTGCGTGCGGTGGCGCCCGACGTGCCGATTGCGGTCGCGCTGGATTTGCATGGCAATCTCACGCAGAAGTTCATCGACCTGGCCGACATCGCAGTCAGCTTCAAGACGTATCCGCATGTCGACATGTACGAAACCGGCGAGCACGCCGGCCGCCTGCTGTTCGACAAGCTGGCCGGCCGCGCGAATCCCGTGCTCGCGTGGCGCCGCCTGCCGATGGTCACGCACACGCTGCGCAGCCGCACCGATGAAGGCGCGATGCACCGCGCCGTGGCGCTGGCCAGGCAGGCCGAGCAGGAAGGCATGCTGGCCGTGTCGATCCTGGCCGGATTCGGGCTGGCGGACATAGCCGCCCCGTGCCTTTCCATCGTGGTGGTCGGCAACGGCGACAAACATGCCGCCGACGCTGCAGCGCAACGGATTGCCGATGCCATCTGGGCCGACCGCGAAGGGTTCGTCTACCGCTCCGAACCGCTGACCGAATCGATTGCGCGCGCAGCCAAGTTGGCGGACGCATCGGGCAGCGGCCCCGTGCTGCTGCTCGACCACGGCGACAACTGCATGTCCGGCGGCACGTGCGACGACATGCACGTCCTGCACGAAGCGTTGAAGCAAGGCTTGAGCGGCATCGCTGTCGGGCCGGTGTGCGATCCGGAAGCCGTCGCGGCGATGATCGAGGCGGGCGAGGGTGCCACGGTCACGCTGCCCATAGGCGACAAGGTGCCGCTCACCCAACTGGGCATCTACCCGGTGCCGCGCGCGCTGACGGGCAAGGTCGTCGCCATCAGCGACGGCGAATACACGATCACGGGGCCCACCTATACCGGGCAACGTATCCGCATGGGCCGCACGGCGCTGCTCGACATCGGCGCGGCGCAGATCGTCGTCACCGAGACGCCGCAGGAGCATTGGGACCTCGGCATCTTCACGCACATCGGTGTGGACCCACGTGCGGCGCGCTTCGTCCTGTTGAAGTCGCGCATGTATTGCCGGCCCGTGTTCGTGCCGATTGCCAAGGCCGTGGTGGAGTGCGACGGCGGCGGCGTAACGAGTTCAGACTACGCGCGCTTTCCGTTTGCGAAGGTGCAGCGGCCCGTGTTTCCGCTCGATGCGGATGCGGCGACTGCCTGA
- a CDS encoding LacI family DNA-binding transcriptional regulator produces MTKPTTVSLVDTAPPATRRARKSTGRVTLSDLAKLVGVTKVTVSRALNTPELVSGDTLARVREAVRQTGYTPDLVAGSLASNRSRLVVALIPTIAGSVFQETVAALTTELAAAGYQLLIGQSGYDESREDALLDAIVGRRPAGIVLTGVVHSASVRQKLQAAGVPVVETWDITRNPLDMLVGFSHQKVGQAAARYLKQRGAKHAAVITPNDRRAQARAQAFVKAFGSGADIPMIAAESPANLGDGRRALGTLLAQHPDTDAIFCGADILALGVLMEAEHRGIAVPGQLRVVGYGDQVFAKDTTPALTTIRIDGTGIGKLAATLLIDRIEHGDEERRTVDVGFTLVERDSA; encoded by the coding sequence GTGACCAAGCCCACCACCGTGTCCCTCGTAGATACCGCGCCCCCCGCCACACGCCGCGCGCGCAAGAGCACCGGGCGCGTCACATTGAGCGACCTTGCCAAGCTGGTGGGTGTGACCAAGGTGACGGTGTCCCGCGCGCTGAACACGCCCGAGCTGGTGTCGGGCGACACGCTGGCACGCGTGCGCGAAGCGGTGCGGCAGACGGGCTACACACCGGACCTTGTGGCGGGATCACTGGCATCCAACCGCAGCCGGTTGGTCGTTGCGCTCATCCCGACGATTGCGGGCAGCGTGTTTCAGGAAACGGTGGCCGCGCTCACCACAGAACTGGCTGCGGCGGGCTATCAGTTGCTGATCGGCCAGAGCGGCTATGACGAATCACGCGAAGATGCGCTGCTCGATGCCATCGTCGGACGGCGCCCTGCGGGCATCGTGCTGACCGGCGTGGTGCACTCGGCCAGCGTGCGGCAGAAGCTGCAGGCTGCCGGCGTGCCGGTGGTGGAAACGTGGGACATCACGCGCAACCCGCTGGACATGCTGGTGGGCTTCTCACACCAGAAGGTGGGGCAAGCGGCGGCGCGCTATCTGAAGCAGCGCGGCGCAAAGCACGCCGCCGTCATCACGCCGAACGACCGCCGCGCGCAGGCACGCGCGCAAGCTTTCGTGAAGGCCTTCGGCTCAGGGGCCGACATTCCCATGATTGCCGCCGAATCCCCCGCCAACCTGGGCGACGGCCGGCGTGCGCTGGGCACATTGCTCGCGCAGCATCCGGACACCGATGCCATCTTCTGCGGCGCCGACATCCTTGCGCTCGGTGTGCTGATGGAAGCGGAACATCGGGGCATTGCCGTGCCCGGCCAACTTCGCGTGGTCGGCTACGGCGACCAGGTGTTCGCCAAGGACACCACGCCTGCGCTCACGACCATCCGCATCGACGGAACGGGCATCGGCAAGCTGGCGGCAACGTTGCTGATCGATCGCATCGAACACGGCGACGAAGAACGCCGCACGGTCGATGTGGGTTTCACGCTCGTTGAGCGCGACAGCGCGTAG
- a CDS encoding UxaA family hydrolase gives MLQATPTYAGPLIQLNAADDVLIAREGLSLGANLSINGTTVRLRAQVPAGHKIAARRIPQGEAIRKYDTIIGRAARDIEAGEHVHTHNVELIDYARDPGFGLDVRPVDYIPEAQRATFNGIVRHDGRVATRNFIGILASVNCSSTVIKNIAAWFTPERLAPFPNVDGVVAFAQTSGCGMSSPSEHFDVLRRTLAGYARHPNLAGVLIVGLGCERNQVADLMTSQDLEAGKLMHTLVMQDTGGTRATIEAGISAIQKMLPVANDIVRRPVSASHIKIGLECGGSDGFSGITANPALGAAMDLLVRHGGTAILSETPEIHGVETMLTRRAVSPEVGQKLLDRLAWWENYTRGHNGQFNGVVGPGNQQGGLVNIFEKSLGSAMKGGTTPLQAVYEYAEPIDRAGFVFMDSPGYDPVAVTGQIASGANLICFTTGRGSMFGSKPAPTIKLASNTPMFRRLEEDMDINCGRILDGERSVEEMGQDIFEHILRTASGERTKSELLGLGDHEFVPWHMGIVS, from the coding sequence ATGTTGCAGGCAACCCCAACGTACGCTGGGCCGCTGATTCAGTTGAACGCGGCAGACGACGTGCTGATTGCGCGCGAAGGGCTGTCGCTTGGGGCGAACCTGTCGATCAACGGCACGACGGTGCGCCTGCGCGCGCAGGTGCCGGCCGGTCACAAGATCGCCGCGCGGCGGATCCCGCAGGGCGAAGCCATCCGCAAGTACGACACGATCATTGGCCGGGCAGCGCGCGACATCGAAGCCGGCGAGCACGTTCATACGCACAACGTCGAGCTGATCGATTACGCACGCGACCCCGGCTTTGGCCTGGATGTGCGCCCGGTCGATTACATCCCGGAGGCGCAGCGCGCAACGTTCAATGGCATCGTCCGGCACGATGGCCGTGTGGCCACGCGCAACTTCATCGGCATCCTGGCGTCGGTCAACTGCTCGTCCACCGTCATCAAGAACATTGCGGCGTGGTTCACGCCCGAGCGCCTGGCGCCGTTTCCCAATGTGGATGGCGTGGTGGCGTTTGCACAGACGAGCGGTTGCGGGATGTCGTCGCCATCGGAGCATTTCGATGTGCTGCGCCGCACGCTGGCGGGCTATGCGCGGCATCCGAACCTGGCGGGTGTGCTGATCGTCGGCTTGGGCTGCGAGCGCAACCAGGTGGCGGATTTGATGACGAGCCAAGACCTGGAAGCCGGCAAGCTGATGCACACGCTGGTGATGCAGGACACGGGCGGCACGCGCGCCACCATCGAGGCGGGCATCAGCGCCATCCAGAAGATGCTGCCGGTGGCCAACGACATCGTTCGCCGCCCGGTATCGGCCAGTCATATCAAGATCGGCCTGGAGTGCGGCGGTTCCGATGGCTTCTCGGGCATTACCGCCAACCCGGCGCTCGGTGCGGCGATGGATCTGCTGGTGCGCCATGGCGGCACGGCCATCCTGTCGGAAACGCCGGAGATTCACGGCGTGGAAACGATGCTCACGCGCCGTGCGGTATCGCCGGAGGTCGGCCAGAAGCTGCTCGACCGGCTCGCCTGGTGGGAGAACTACACCCGCGGCCACAACGGCCAGTTCAACGGCGTGGTGGGCCCCGGCAACCAGCAGGGCGGTCTGGTCAACATCTTCGAAAAGTCGCTCGGCTCGGCCATGAAGGGCGGCACTACGCCGCTGCAGGCCGTCTACGAATACGCCGAGCCCATCGACCGCGCGGGCTTTGTCTTCATGGATTCGCCCGGCTACGACCCGGTCGCCGTGACGGGCCAGATTGCCAGCGGCGCCAACCTCATCTGCTTCACCACGGGGCGCGGCTCGATGTTCGGCTCCAAGCCCGCACCGACGATCAAGCTCGCCAGCAACACGCCCATGTTCCGCAGGCTTGAAGAAGACATGGACATCAACTGCGGCCGCATTCTCGACGGCGAACGTTCGGTGGAAGAGATGGGCCAGGACATCTTCGAGCACATCCTGCGCACCGCCTCGGGCGAGCGCACCAAGAGCGAACTGCTCGGTCTTGGAGACCATGAATTCGTGCCCTGGCACATGGGCATCGTGAGTTAA